In the genome of Notamacropus eugenii isolate mMacEug1 chromosome 5, mMacEug1.pri_v2, whole genome shotgun sequence, one region contains:
- the PHACTR4 gene encoding phosphatase and actin regulator 4 isoform X2, producing MEDPFEEADHQPAGPGMVMDGLESGEITPPTKRKSKFSGFGKIFKPWKWRKKKSSDKFKETSEVLERKISMRKPREELVRRGLLLEDPVHGGEDSRKFSHTSLKNGHTIPIGNAGPSHPGQMEEELGRITKFKKPFPGEETKVPPGSSGSQPSSEVEPIPEPAPKPLLPRPKRPLSSSQEENDGQADASAGDSTARTVSSSSSSSTSSSSSSTVPTANTATPALAKTVSSSSTPSPAPRTLPAVPVSTNTTATLNMTHNAPAKQPPVPPPKPANRNSNPVIAELSQAINSGTLLAKPSPPLPPKRGIPPPLMPPLESAATATKSSSGQRERTNSSASNSVQMIPPPSPSPPLPTHIPPEPPCSPPLPPKTLQIVPEIEHPPSLELPAEVPTLEDQALEVPKRTPEQSFGESFLPSRLPPLPLHIRIQQALTSPLPITPPLEESQRAHSLLFENSKGFSEDSGTLGRTRSLPITIEMLKVPDDEEEEEDDQPCPSAYVGDVASATVIPKLIPQSVQEEEEEKESDSDSEGPILYKDEEDEDESQHSALANKVKRKDTLAMKINSKPSEPDLDLNSWPRKSKEEWNEIRHQIGNTLIRRLSQRPTAEELEQRNILQPKNEADRQAEKREIKRRLTRKLSQRPTVAELLARKILRFNEYVEVTDAQDYDRRADKPWTKLTPADKAAIRKELNEFKSSEMEVHEDSKHFTRFHRP from the exons TTCTAGAGCGGAAAATATCCATGCGAAAGCCAAGAGAGGAGCTGGTTAGAAGAGGGCTTCTGTTGGAGGACCCTGTGCATG GTGGAGAAGATTCTAGGAAGTTCAGCCATACTTCATTGAAGAATGGCCACACCATTCCCATTGGGAATGCAGGGCCTTCTCATCCTGGCCAGATGGAGGAGGAGCTGGGAAGGATAACGAAGTTTAAGAAGCCTTTTCCGGGAGAGGAAACAAAGGTGCCACCCG GCTCATCCGGAAGCCAGCCCAGTTCTGAAGTGGAACCCATTCCCGAGCCAGCACCCAAGCCACTTTTACCCCGACCCAAAAGACCCCTGTCATCTTCTCAGGAAGAAAACGATGGACAAGCAGACGCCTCCGCTGGTGACAGCACTGCAAGGactgtttcctcctcctcctcctcctccacctcttcttcctcttcctccacagTACCCACTGCCAACACTGCGACCCCAGCCCTAGCAAAGACAGTTAGTTCCTCCAGCACCCCTTCCCCAGCTCCCAGGACTCTGCCTGCTGTTCCTGTCAGCACTAACACGACTGCTACCTTGAACATGACCCACAATGCCCCTGCCAAGCAGCCCCCCGTCCCTCCCCCTAAACCAGCTAACAGAAATAGTAACCCTGTTATTG CTGAACTTTCACAAGCAATCAACAGTGGCACATTGCTGGCAAAGCCATCCCCACCTTTACCACCCAAGAGAGGGATTCCGCCTCCTCTGATGCCTCCCTTGGAGTCTGCTGCCACCGCAACAAAATCTTCAAGTGGTCAGAGGGAGAGGACCAATTCCTCTGCTTCCAATTCAGTCCAAATgatcccacctccctccccttctccccctctgcCTACTCATATACCTCCTGAACCCCCATGTTCTCCTCCATTGCCTCCTAAGACTCTTCAAATTGTGCCAGAAATTGAGCACCCACCCTCCCTAGAACTCCCCGCTGAAGTCCCAACGCTGGAAGATCAGGCCTTAGAAGTGCCCAAGAGGACACCTGAGCAGAGCTTTGGAGAGTCCTTCTTACCCTCTCGGCTGCCCCCACTTCCACTGCACATCCGCATCCAGCAAGCCTTGACCTCCCCTCTGCCCATCACTCCCCCATTGGAGGAGTCTCAGAGAGCTCATTCCTTGCTATTTGAGAACAGCAAAGGCTTTTCTGAAGACAGTGGTACTCTGGGTCGGACCAGGTCGCTTCCTATCACTATTGAAATGCTTAAAGT TCCAGAcgatgaagaagaagaggaagatgatcaGCCTTGTCCATCAGCCTACGTTGGTGATGTGGCATCTGCCACAGTCATTCCTAAACTCATACCACAGAGTGtgcaggaggaagaagaagaaaaggagagtgaCTCTGATTCTGAGGGCCCCATTTTGTacaaagatgaagaagatgaagatgaaagcCAACACA GTGCTCTGGCTAacaaagtgaaaaggaaagataCTCTGGCCATGAAGATAAATAGCAAACCTAGTGAACCAGACCTGGACCTGAACTCTTGGCCTCGAAAGAGCAAAGAGGAGTGGAATGAAATCCGACATCAGATTGGGAATACATTGATTAG GCGGCTGAGTCAGAGACCAACGGCAGAAGAACTGGAACAGAGGAACATCCTCCAGC CCAAAAATGAAGCTGACCGGCAAGCAGAAAAACGAGAAATCAAACGTCGACTCACCAGGAAG ctTAGTCAGAGGCCTACAGTCGCTGAACTCTTAGCCAGGAAAATCCTGAGATTTAATGAGTATGTCGAGGTAACTGATGCTCAGGACTATGACCGACGAGCTGACAAACCCTGGACAAAGTTAACCCCTGCTGACAAG GCTGCCATTCGAAAAGAACTTAATGAGTTTAAAAGTTCAGAGATGGAAGTTCATGAAGACAGCAAACATTTTACACG CTTCCATCGACCATGA
- the PHACTR4 gene encoding phosphatase and actin regulator 4 isoform X3 yields the protein MVMDGLESGEITPPTKRKSKFSGFGKIFKPWKWRKKKSSDKFKETSEVLERKISMRKPREELVRRGLLLEDPVHGGEDSRKFSHTSLKNGHTIPIGNAGPSHPGQMEEELGRITKFKKPFPGEETKVPPGSSGSQPSSEVEPIPEPAPKPLLPRPKRPLSSSQEENDGQADASAGDSTARTVSSSSSSSTSSSSSSTVPTANTATPALAKTVSSSSTPSPAPRTLPAVPVSTNTTATLNMTHNAPAKQPPVPPPKPANRNSNPVIAELSQAINSGTLLAKPSPPLPPKRGIPPPLMPPLESAATATKSSSGQRERTNSSASNSVQMIPPPSPSPPLPTHIPPEPPCSPPLPPKTLQIVPEIEHPPSLELPAEVPTLEDQALEVPKRTPEQSFGESFLPSRLPPLPLHIRIQQALTSPLPITPPLEESQRAHSLLFENSKGFSEDSGTLGRTRSLPITIEMLKVPDDEEEEEDDQPCPSAYVGDVASATVIPKLIPQSVQEEEEEKESDSDSEGPILYKDEEDEDESQHSALANKVKRKDTLAMKINSKPSEPDLDLNSWPRKSKEEWNEIRHQIGNTLIRRLSQRPTAEELEQRNILQPKNEADRQAEKREIKRRLTRKLSQRPTVAELLARKILRFNEYVEVTDAQDYDRRADKPWTKLTPADKAAIRKELNEFKSSEMEVHEDSKHFTRFHRP from the exons TTCTAGAGCGGAAAATATCCATGCGAAAGCCAAGAGAGGAGCTGGTTAGAAGAGGGCTTCTGTTGGAGGACCCTGTGCATG GTGGAGAAGATTCTAGGAAGTTCAGCCATACTTCATTGAAGAATGGCCACACCATTCCCATTGGGAATGCAGGGCCTTCTCATCCTGGCCAGATGGAGGAGGAGCTGGGAAGGATAACGAAGTTTAAGAAGCCTTTTCCGGGAGAGGAAACAAAGGTGCCACCCG GCTCATCCGGAAGCCAGCCCAGTTCTGAAGTGGAACCCATTCCCGAGCCAGCACCCAAGCCACTTTTACCCCGACCCAAAAGACCCCTGTCATCTTCTCAGGAAGAAAACGATGGACAAGCAGACGCCTCCGCTGGTGACAGCACTGCAAGGactgtttcctcctcctcctcctcctccacctcttcttcctcttcctccacagTACCCACTGCCAACACTGCGACCCCAGCCCTAGCAAAGACAGTTAGTTCCTCCAGCACCCCTTCCCCAGCTCCCAGGACTCTGCCTGCTGTTCCTGTCAGCACTAACACGACTGCTACCTTGAACATGACCCACAATGCCCCTGCCAAGCAGCCCCCCGTCCCTCCCCCTAAACCAGCTAACAGAAATAGTAACCCTGTTATTG CTGAACTTTCACAAGCAATCAACAGTGGCACATTGCTGGCAAAGCCATCCCCACCTTTACCACCCAAGAGAGGGATTCCGCCTCCTCTGATGCCTCCCTTGGAGTCTGCTGCCACCGCAACAAAATCTTCAAGTGGTCAGAGGGAGAGGACCAATTCCTCTGCTTCCAATTCAGTCCAAATgatcccacctccctccccttctccccctctgcCTACTCATATACCTCCTGAACCCCCATGTTCTCCTCCATTGCCTCCTAAGACTCTTCAAATTGTGCCAGAAATTGAGCACCCACCCTCCCTAGAACTCCCCGCTGAAGTCCCAACGCTGGAAGATCAGGCCTTAGAAGTGCCCAAGAGGACACCTGAGCAGAGCTTTGGAGAGTCCTTCTTACCCTCTCGGCTGCCCCCACTTCCACTGCACATCCGCATCCAGCAAGCCTTGACCTCCCCTCTGCCCATCACTCCCCCATTGGAGGAGTCTCAGAGAGCTCATTCCTTGCTATTTGAGAACAGCAAAGGCTTTTCTGAAGACAGTGGTACTCTGGGTCGGACCAGGTCGCTTCCTATCACTATTGAAATGCTTAAAGT TCCAGAcgatgaagaagaagaggaagatgatcaGCCTTGTCCATCAGCCTACGTTGGTGATGTGGCATCTGCCACAGTCATTCCTAAACTCATACCACAGAGTGtgcaggaggaagaagaagaaaaggagagtgaCTCTGATTCTGAGGGCCCCATTTTGTacaaagatgaagaagatgaagatgaaagcCAACACA GTGCTCTGGCTAacaaagtgaaaaggaaagataCTCTGGCCATGAAGATAAATAGCAAACCTAGTGAACCAGACCTGGACCTGAACTCTTGGCCTCGAAAGAGCAAAGAGGAGTGGAATGAAATCCGACATCAGATTGGGAATACATTGATTAG GCGGCTGAGTCAGAGACCAACGGCAGAAGAACTGGAACAGAGGAACATCCTCCAGC CCAAAAATGAAGCTGACCGGCAAGCAGAAAAACGAGAAATCAAACGTCGACTCACCAGGAAG ctTAGTCAGAGGCCTACAGTCGCTGAACTCTTAGCCAGGAAAATCCTGAGATTTAATGAGTATGTCGAGGTAACTGATGCTCAGGACTATGACCGACGAGCTGACAAACCCTGGACAAAGTTAACCCCTGCTGACAAG GCTGCCATTCGAAAAGAACTTAATGAGTTTAAAAGTTCAGAGATGGAAGTTCATGAAGACAGCAAACATTTTACACG CTTCCATCGACCATGA